TATTAATTAAAATTACTGCTGACACCACTTGTAACATTCCTACAAATAATCCATATAATGATACAGTTTTACCTTGTTTTATTAAATCTTTTATATTAACTCTTAAACCAATAGCTGCTAATGCTATTATCTCAAATTTGTTACTTAGCACTTTACACATTTCTGAAACTTCTGGAGATATTATATTTGTAGAGAATAATGCACAAGTTATAAAAAATCCCAATACATACCAAGGAACTTTTATTTTTCCTTTTTTAGTATCTTCTATTTCTTCCTCTATGATATCATGATTTGTTTTGTTCTTTAAATGTCCAAATAAAAATACTACTGCTACTAATAATATTACTCTTACTATTTTAAATATAGTTGATAAGTCTTTGACTGGCTCGCTTACCATAGCTCCACTGGCTACAACTTGACCTACAGATTGTAATGTTCCACCTATCATGGCTGATGTTTGTACAGCTTCATGACTATATAATTTTTGAGTTAAAACAGGTAATAAAAACATTAAAAATATTCCAGTAACATTTACTATTGTTATTGCTATACCTTTGTCTTTATCTTTTGCATTTATAACAGGAGCTGTAGCTGCTATTGCAGATGAACCGCATACTGCATTACCTGCTGCCATAAGGAATCTGAAATCTTGTCCAAACCCTAATTTTTTTCCTATATATAAAGCACCTGCTATAGTAACTGACATTTGTAATACTACAAATAGTATTCCGTTAAAACCTAACTCCATTAATGTTGATACGCTTAAAGTTGATCCTAATAATACTATAGAGTATGATAATAAGTCAGTTTCTGAAAACTTATATCCCTTTTGAAAAACTTCTTGCCCTAAAAATACATTACCTACAAACATACCTAAAAATATAGATATTGTTGCTGCTCCTAACTTTGGAACTACTTGAGATAAAAGCATACTAGCTAGACCTATAAGTACTGATACTGCTAATCCTGGTAAAATTTCTTTTATTTTATAAAAAATATTATTGCTATTTGTTATTCTATTTATTCCGTTCATTTATATCATCCTTTCTTTTTTATTTTTTAATCTCTTGTTTATGTTTTTAGTATACATCCATAATGATTATAAGTAAAATAAATATAAAATATAATTACTATTAATATT
Above is a genomic segment from Romboutsia lituseburensis containing:
- a CDS encoding YeiH family protein — its product is MNGINRITNSNNIFYKIKEILPGLAVSVLIGLASMLLSQVVPKLGAATISIFLGMFVGNVFLGQEVFQKGYKFSETDLLSYSIVLLGSTLSVSTLMELGFNGILFVVLQMSVTIAGALYIGKKLGFGQDFRFLMAAGNAVCGSSAIAATAPVINAKDKDKGIAITIVNVTGIFLMFLLPVLTQKLYSHEAVQTSAMIGGTLQSVGQVVASGAMVSEPVKDLSTIFKIVRVILLVAVVFLFGHLKNKTNHDIIEEEIEDTKKGKIKVPWYVLGFFITCALFSTNIISPEVSEMCKVLSNKFEIIALAAIGLRVNIKDLIKQGKTVSLYGLFVGMLQVVSAVILINILL